The following proteins are encoded in a genomic region of Oncorhynchus masou masou isolate Uvic2021 unplaced genomic scaffold, UVic_Omas_1.1 unplaced_scaffold_4782, whole genome shotgun sequence:
- the LOC135535323 gene encoding small ubiquitin-related modifier 3-like isoform X2, which translates to MSEEKPKEGVKTENDHINLKVAGQDGSVVQFKIKRHTPLSKLMKAYCERQGLSIRQIRFRFDGQPINETDTPAQLEMEDEDTIDVFQQQTGGGSFPSEASLKGVWTL; encoded by the exons ATGTCTGAAGAAAAGCCAAAG GAAGGAGTGAAGACTGAAAATGACCACATCAACCTTAAGGTTGCAGGTCAAGATGGGTCAGTAGTCCAGTTCAAAATTAAAAGGCACACTCCGCTCAGCAAGCTGATGAAGGCGTACTGCGAAAGACAG GGTTTGTCAATTAGACAGATACGGTTTAGGTTTGACGGACAGCCAATCAACGAGACCGACACACCTGCACAG CTTGAGATGGAAGACGAGGATACTATTGATGTATTTCAACAACAGACCGGAGGAGGCTCCTTCCCCTCAGAGGCTTCTCTTAAAGGTGTATGGACCCTCTGA
- the LOC135535323 gene encoding small ubiquitin-related modifier 3-like isoform X1 yields MSEEKPKEGVKTENDHINLKVAGQDGSVVQFKIKRHTPLSKLMKAYCERQVRLSLTFTFICLLFCSLTVLSPHLLFQGLSIRQIRFRFDGQPINETDTPAQLEMEDEDTIDVFQQQTGGGSFPSEASLKGVWTL; encoded by the exons ATGTCTGAAGAAAAGCCAAAG GAAGGAGTGAAGACTGAAAATGACCACATCAACCTTAAGGTTGCAGGTCAAGATGGGTCAGTAGTCCAGTTCAAAATTAAAAGGCACACTCCGCTCAGCAAGCTGATGAAGGCGTACTGCGAAAGACAGGTGAGGCTGTCCTTAACGTTTACATTCATCTGTCTACTCTTCTGCTC CCTGActgttctctcccctcatctTTTATTTCAGGGTTTGTCAATTAGACAGATACGGTTTAGGTTTGACGGACAGCCAATCAACGAGACCGACACACCTGCACAG CTTGAGATGGAAGACGAGGATACTATTGATGTATTTCAACAACAGACCGGAGGAGGCTCCTTCCCCTCAGAGGCTTCTCTTAAAGGTGTATGGACCCTCTGA